One part of the Vicia villosa cultivar HV-30 ecotype Madison, WI linkage group LG6, Vvil1.0, whole genome shotgun sequence genome encodes these proteins:
- the LOC131611196 gene encoding transcription factor MYB114-like → MQSSNCVEGSSSSLRKGAWSQHEDELLKDCVQRYGEGKWHLVPQRAGLKRCRKSCRLRWLNYLKPNIKKGDFSEDEVDLMIKLHNLLGNRWSLIAGRLPGRTSNNVKNYWNTYMRSKEHSSKKDKNKPKEEIEKVEKSHHEVIKPQPRTFTKPLLEVNKFHGSNDNSSKVTMNELCEGESSSRTSNWWEAFLLDDNEDNNHLLQTGFWDEQQLNMTTNSFDFFSEGQTWSDFLAQF, encoded by the exons atGCAATCCTCTAATTGTGTTGAAGGGTCATCATCAAGTTTGAGAAAAGGTGCATGGAGTCAACATGAAGATGAACTTCTCAAAGATTGTGTTCAACGTTATGGAGAAGGAAAATGGCACTTAGTTCCTCAAAGAGCag GGTTGAAGAGATGTAGAAAGAGTTGTAGATTGAGATGGTTGAATTATTTGAAACCAAATATTAAGAAGGGAGATTTTAGTGAAGATGAAGTTGATTTGATGATCAAATTGCATAATCTTTTGGGAAACAG ATGGTCCTTGATTGCTGGAAGACTTCCTGGAAGAACTTCAAACAATGTAAAAAATTATTGGAACACATACATGCGAAGCAAAGAACATTCTTCAAAGAAAGACAAGAACAAACCAAAGGAAGAGATAGAAAAAGTAGAAAAATCTCATCATGAAGTGATTAAACCTCAACCAAGAACTTTCACAAAACCATTGTTGGAAGTGAATAAGTTCCATGGCTCAAATGATAATTCTTCCAAAGTTACTATGAATGAGTTATGTGAAGGTGAAAGTTCATCAAGAACAAGTAATTGGTGGGAAGCTTTTTTATTAGATGACAATGAAGATAATAATCACTTATTGCAAACGGGCTTTTGGGATGAGCAACAGCTTAACATGACAACTAATTCTTTTGACTTTTTTAGTGAAGGTCAAACTTGGAGTGATTTTCTTGCTCAATTTTGA
- the LOC131608828 gene encoding phosphate transporter PHO1 homolog 9-like — translation MKFGKEFVSQMVPEWQEAYMNYESLKSILKDISKYKAENQSTGRRASTSASKGSLRRRLTLYRAYSGLNDRHRESSKKNEDEVILIQSVEGEDSQGFYQTMFLRASEEGAEKDLEFFKKLDFEFNKVNAFYKKIVKKVVDEAEELSKQINYLIAFRIKVEKIGFTNLDSNETSSTAKHGHPSLHMDAIREVEMNNGNLFQEDRKHVAQTNSKNPMESFRPAPVDVLEHVKINVSPPETPVATIKGLLTNSKPDDTFNEKEFKKAEEQLSAAFKELHHKLRLLKQYSFLNLLAFTKIMKKYDKVSSRNASKAYRKMVESSYIGSSDEVTRLMDRVEHAFIKHFANGNHRKGMNILRPTMKRERHRTTFLLGVFTGCAIALIAALIILIHARNILNSEGRTRYMENIFPLYSLFGYIVFHMIMYSVNTYLWRLFRINYPFIFGFKEGTELAYKEVFLLSSGLAVLSLIAVLSNLDMEMDQRTKSFSALTELVPLGLIIFLLAVTVCPFNIIYKSSRFCLIRAAFHTICAPLYKVHFLDSFLADQLTTQVQSFRCLEFYVCYYFWGDFLTRSNKCNDSGIYRMFYLIVAIIPYWIRLLQCVRRLLEDKNTTHGLNALKYISTIIAVILRTSSESHTGLVWKILAATSSSIATVYNTYWDFVMDWGLLVRGSRNPWLRDKLLVPYKSVYFVSMAVNVILRFAWMQSVLGIKDAPLLHKTALTAIITCLEILRRGIWNFFRLENEHLHNVGKFRAFKSIALPFNYLDDDED, via the exons atgaagtttggaaAAGAATTTGTGTCCCAAATGGTGCCAGAATGGCAAGAAGCATACATGAATTACGAGTCTCTCAAATCCATTCTGAAAGATATTTCaaagtacaaggcagaaaatcaATCAACAGGACGAAGGGCATCAACATCAGCATCGAAAGGATCATTGAGGAGAAGGTTAACTCTCTATAGAGCTTATAGTGGTCTTAATGATAGGCATAGAGAGTCTTCAAAGAAAAATGAGGACGAAGTCATACTTATTCAGTCAGTTGAAGGTGAAGATTCACAAGGGTTTTACCAAACCATGTTCTTAAGAGCTTCTGAAGAGGGAGCAGAAAAAGATCTCGAGTTTTTcaagaaacttgattttgagtTTAATAAGGTTAATGCATTTTATAAGAAGATTGTTAAAAAAGTGGTTGATGAAGCTGAGGAGTTAAGTAAGCAAATTAATTATCTTATTGCTTTTAGAATAAAGGTGGAAAAGATTGGGTTTACAAATCTTGATAGCAATGAAACCTCTTCAACTGCCAAACATG GTCACCCAAGTCTACATATGGATGCGATTCGTGAGGTTGAAATGAACAATGGCAATCTTTTTCAAGAAGATAGAAAACATGTAGCACAGACCAATTCTAAGAATCCCATGGAGAGCTTTAGACCAGCTCCTGTAGACGTTCTTGAACATGTGAAGATCAATGTGAGCCCACCAGAAACTCCTGTAGCAACCATAAAAGGTCTTTTAACAAATTCAAAACCTGATGATACATTTAACGAGAAAGAGTTTAAGAAAGCAGAAGAGCAACTTAGTGCAGCCTTCAAGGAATTACATCATAAGCTGAGACTTCTAAAACAATACAG CTTCTTAAATTTGTTGGCATTCACAAAAATCATGAAGAAGTATGATAAG GTCAGTTCAAGGAATGCATCAAAAGCTTACCGAAAGATGGTGGAGAGTTCTTATATTGGCAGCTCAGATGAG gtTACTAGGCTCATGGATAGAGTGGAACATGCCTTCATTAAACACTTTGCAAATGGGAATCATAGAAAAGGAATGAACATATTAAGACCGACAATGAAGAGGGAGCGGCATAGAACTACATTCTTGTTAG GAGTATTTACTGGCTGCGCAATTGCTCTCATTGCAGCACTAATTATACTCATACATGCAAGAAATATTCTAAATAGTGAAGGTAGAACGAGATATATGGAAAACATATTTCCACTTTATAG TCTCTTTGGATACATTGTGTTCCATATGATCATGTACTCTGTGAACACATACTTATGGAGGCTTTTTAGAATCAACTATCCATTTATATTTGGATTCAAAGAAGGAACTGAGTTAGCTTATAAAGAAGTATTTCTTCTTAGCTCCGGCCTTGCAGTACTTTCTTTGATTGCGGTTCTTTCAAACTTAGATATGGAGATGGATCAAAGAACCAAAAGTTTCTCAGCACTTACAGAATTAGTGCCTTTAGGCCTAATCATA TTTCTGCTTGCCGTAACAGTTTGTCCCTTCAATATCATATATAAATCCAGTCGCTTCTGCCTTATTCGAGCTGCATTTCACACCATTTGTGCTCCTCTCTATAAG GTCCATTTTCTAGATAGTTTTTTGGCAGATCAGCTTACTACCCAG GTGCAATCATTTAGATGTTTGGAATTCTATGTTTGCTACTACTTTTGGGGGGATTTCTTGACCAGATCAAATAAGTGCAATGATAGTGGAATCTATAGAATGTTTTATTTAATTGTAGCTATTATTCCATATTGGATCCGTTTACTTCAG TGTGTTCGCCGATTACTCGAAGACAAAAATACAACGCATGGACTCAATGCACTAAAATACATCTCAACAATAATTGCAGTTATTCTGAGAACTTCTAGTGAGTCTCACACTGGACTTGTTTGGAAAATTCTCGCTGCAACTTCTTCAAGCATTGCAACAGTTTATAATACTTATTGGGATTTTGTCATGGATTGGGGTTTGCTAGTAAGAGGCTCAAGAAATCCATGGTTGAGAGATAAACTCCTCGTACCATACAAAAGTGTATATTTTGTTTCTATG GCAGTGAATGTTATCCTGAGGTTTGCATGGATGCAATCTGTTTTAGGCATTAAGGATGCTCCTCTCCTTCATAAAACAGCTTTGACTGCTATTATAACTTGTTTGGAGATCCTTCGCCGCGGCATTTGGAATTTTTTCAG GTTGGAGAATGAGCATTTGCACAATGTAGGAAAGTTTAGAGCGTTCAAATCAATAGCTCTTCCTTTCAACTATctagatgatgatgaagattga